The sequence below is a genomic window from Cucumis melo cultivar AY chromosome 5, USDA_Cmelo_AY_1.0, whole genome shotgun sequence.
CTCTTTTGAAAGCTATCGAAGAATCGAAGATCTCGATTGTTATAATCTCTGAAAATTATGCATCTTCGAGCTGGTGTTTGAATGAACTGGTGCACATCAATATGTGTAACGAATTGAGAGGACAAGTTGTTTTACCAGTTTTTTACAAAGTGAATCCATCTCAAGTACGGAAACAAGATGAAGCATTTGCGGAACTTGAAGTTAGATTCTCTGACAAGATGCAAGCATGGAGAGAGGCTTTGACTGCTGTTTCTTATATGTCTGGATGGGTGGTTCTTCAAaacgagtatttttttttcttgtcccTTCTACTCTTTTTTCCCCTTCAAAttctatttttactatttttttgtaAGGAGATTCATGCTTTGGTCTAGAGGAAAAAGGAAATTAGAAAGCTTGATATTTACATCTGATTTGATAACAGTTTCAGATTGTATGCTTTTCTGCTTTATAAATTTTTATGTGGTTGTTTTGTCATCCCAGTGTTTCAATTTTGGTGAAAACAATTTCCCCCTTATCAATACTTGGTTTGATTTTCAAGACAATAAAAGGATAACAAATCATAGAAATTTAGGATCAgcgcttaattttcaaaaactaaaaataaaaaatcaaatgtgGTTATCAAAACTAGCATCGCGATTTTCGTTTCAAACCGTAATAATTCAGTTTATATTATTTGTTATCTTTATTAAATTAGTTTGAGTTTATTACGTTGCTTTAATTTCTTGGCTACCCGATGCCTGTTAGGAATTATTGTGAGGAAAAAATTGCTTGCTTCATGACACTTTTTAGTGTATGCTTTTTTCTTATATGGCAGTGACGAGGCTaatttgatacaaaaaattgttCAACAAGTTTGGAAGAAATTAACTTGTTCAACAATGCAGTTGCCTGTAACTAAATATCCAGTTGGAATTGACAGACAAGTTGAGAATTTGCTCTCTCATGTTATGATTGATGGAACTAGAATGGTTGGAGTGTATGGAATTGGAGGTATGGGCAAGACAACTTTAGCCAAAACATTATACAATCGGATTGCTGATGACTTTGAAGGCTATTGCTTTTTAGCAAATGTTAGAGAAGCTTCAAAGCAACACGAGGGCCTTGTTAAACTCCAAGAGAAACTACTTTATGAGATTTTAATGGATGACTTTATTAGAGTTGGTGATCTTTATAGAGGAATCAACATCATAAGGAATCGACTATGCTCCAAAAAGATTCTCTTAATTCTTGATGATATAGATACAAGTGAACAACTACAGGCATTAGCCGGAGGATACGATTGGTTTGGATATGGAAGTAAGGTCATTGTGACAACAAGAAACGAACAGTTACTTGATATTCATGGATTTAATAAATTGCGAAGTGTTCCTGAATTGAATTATGATGAAGCTCTTGAGCTTTTTAGCTGGCATGCTTTTCAGTGTAGTCATCCACCAAGCGAGTATTTACAACTTTCAAAAGATGCCGTAAATTATTGTAAAAATCTTCCCTTAGCACTTGAAGTTTTAGGTTCATTCCTTTATTCTACTGATCAATCCAAATTTAGAGGTATATTGGAGGAATTTGCAATCTCCAACCTTGACAAAGATATCCAAAATCTTCTTCAAGTAAGTTACGATGAACTTGAAGGTGATGTACAAGAAATGTTCTTgtttatttcttgtttctttgtGGGAGAAGATAAAACCATGGTTGAAACGATGTTGAAGAGTTGCGGTTGTTTATGTTGGGAAAAGGGAATTAAAAAACTCATGAATCTATCACTTCTTACAATTAACAAATGGAACAAGGTTGAAATGCATGACTTAATACAACAAATGGGTCACACAATCGCTCGTTCAAAGACTTCTATATCTGCTtcagaaaaaaaattattagttGGAGACGATGCTATGCATGTGTTTGATGGCATTAAGGTAATAAATTTTTGCTCAACCATTTGTTTATCCTGATCAATTATTATGAGAGCAACTTTTATCATTTTGAAAAAAGTtgaaatgtttgtttttttgtaTAATTTGCAGGAAGCAAGAGCAGTTAAAGCCATAAAGTTAGAATTTCCTAAACCGACAAAGTTGGACATTATTGATTCATCAGCTTTTAGAAAAGTAAAGAACCTTGTAGTACTCAAAGTTAAAAATGTCATATCTTCAAAAATAAGTACTCTCGAATTTCTACCTAACAGTTTAAGGTGGATGAGTTGGTCTGAATTTCCTTTTTCATCGTTTCCTTCAAGCTACTCAATGGAGAAtcttattcaactcaaattgccACATAGCTCCATCGAACATTTTGGAAGAGCATTTATGGTATTTCTTTCAATACTTGAgttttgttaattaattcaatgttggtttatttTCAATTTGATTATTCTTTCCTTTTATATTCATTACAGCGTTGCGAAAGTTTGAAGCAACTTGATCTTAGCAACTCCTTCTTTTTGGAGGAAATTCCTGATTTATCTGCGGCCATAAATCTCGAAAACTTGTCTCTTTCTGGATGTATAAGTTTAGTAAAGGTTCATAAATCAGTCGGATCTCTCGGTAAACTTGTTGATTTGAGTCTTTCAAGCCATGTTTATGGTTTTAAGCAGTTTCCATCACTGCTAAAGTTGAAATCCCTTAAAAGATTTTCAACTGATCATTGTACAATAGTACAAGGGTATCCTCAATTCAGCCAAGAAATGAAGTCTAGTCTAGAAGATTTGTGGTTTTATAGTAGTTCTATAACAGAGCTATCTTCAACAATTAGATATCTTACCAGCCTCAAAGATTTGACCATCACAGATTGCAAAAAGCTGACAACTCTTCCAAGTACAATTTATGACTTAAGCAAACTTACATCCATAGAAGTCTCACAATCCGATCTTTCAACATTTCCTTCCTCATATTCTTGCCCTTCCTCACTTCCCCACCTAACAAGATTACACCTTTATGAGAACAAGATAACCAATTTAGATTTTTTAGAAACGATCGCTCATGCTGCTCCATCACTGAGAGAGTTGAACTTGTCTAACAACAACTTTTCTATACTACCTTCATGTATTGTTAATTTTAAATCCTTGCGATTTCTTGAAACATTTGATTGTAAGTTGCTGGAAGAAATTCCAAAGATTCCAGAAGGCTTAATTTCTTTAGGTGCTGAAGGGTGCATATCATTGGCCAAATTTCCTAACAATTTAGCTGATTTCATATCTTCTGATTCGGTGCATATCTCATCTCTTTCTCTTGTCTTGATCTctcttttgtaatttttattcATACAGTAGTTAAGTTGATGTGTGGTTctgaattaataatattattactctCCATTCACGTTGGTGCAGGAACATGTAGATGGACAGTTCAAACAACTCATATTAATGAATTGTGATATTCCAGATTGGTTCAGTTACAAGAGTAGAAACAATCCAATAACGATTTTTATGCCATCCAATGATCCATGTTGGGAATTGAAGGTTTTTGCTCCTTGTGTCAAATTTCAAGTTAATCATGTTGACAGGAATCGTTATATGGATCTTGAATGTAAAATGTTCATAAACGACATTCAAGTATGGAGTTCTGAAGAAGTACCCTTTCTTGAAGAATCGAGAAGGATATTGATAGAAGCATCCCCATACGAGTACATGTGGTTATTAGTACTATATCCTCATATAGATTTCCCACTAAATTCGGATGATATTATCAAGAGATCAC
It includes:
- the LOC103504423 gene encoding disease resistance protein Roq1-like, coding for MQLPVTKYPVGIDRQVENLLSHVMIDGTRMVGVYGIGGMGKTTLAKTLYNRIADDFEGYCFLANVREASKQHEGLVKLQEKLLYEILMDDFIRVGDLYRGINIIRNRLCSKKILLILDDIDTSEQLQALAGGYDWFGYGSKVIVTTRNEQLLDIHGFNKLRSVPELNYDEALELFSWHAFQCSHPPSEYLQLSKDAVNYCKNLPLALEVLGSFLYSTDQSKFRGILEEFAISNLDKDIQNLLQVSYDELEGDVQEMFLFISCFFVGEDKTMVETMLKSCGCLCWEKGIKKLMNLSLLTINKWNKVEMHDLIQQMGHTIARSKTSISASEKKLLVGDDAMHVFDGIKEARAVKAIKLEFPKPTKLDIIDSSAFRKVKNLVVLKVKNVISSKISTLEFLPNSLRWMSWSEFPFSSFPSSYSMENLIQLKLPHSSIEHFGRAFMRCESLKQLDLSNSFFLEEIPDLSAAINLENLSLSGCISLVKVHKSVGSLGKLVDLSLSSHVYGFKQFPSLLKLKSLKRFSTDHCTIVQGYPQFSQEMKSSLEDLWFYSSSITELSSTIRYLTSLKDLTITDCKKLTTLPSTIYDLSKLTSIEVSQSDLSTFPSSYSCPSSLPHLTRLHLYENKITNLDFLETIAHAAPSLRELNLSNNNFSILPSCIVNFKSLRFLETFDCKLLEEIPKIPEGLISLGAEGCISLAKFPNNLADFISSDSEHVDGQFKQLILMNCDIPDWFSYKSRNNPITIFMPSNDPCWELKVFAPCVKFQVNHVDRNRYMDLECKMFINDIQVWSSEEVPFLEESRRILIEASPYEYMWLLVLYPHIDFPLNSDDIIKRSQEINLHQPSFGISNSMGRDNNNCNVDDDRRNHFGESTWSKFTVSFGVNSKYKDSEVSIKRCGVHVIMEECRD